In the Ochrobactrum sp. Marseille-Q0166 genome, one interval contains:
- a CDS encoding substrate-binding domain-containing protein, whose protein sequence is MGSGFIKKTVAVAAMAVLMGTASASATNVAWVHSNAAAQSEQRAKAGFDAWLKDTNKDWKISVLDSGGSGERTASNIQDAASRGVDAIIVSMSDLRASRAAIDSAVAAKIPVFAIDSGQVDGVLVDVTTNNWAMSASVSPYLLNEMGGKGNLIFLRMAEHHGTRKRGDIMATVLKEYPEVKVLAEHNIDYTAFFEDTTSSMQDYASRFGEEINAVWAPWDEPAQAAINSLNAAGLKNVKVIGIDGHPQAIEEVCKPDSLMIATVSQPFEKMGAQTGEWIESIVVKKEDAATVIPSKTVYLDAPLVTKQNCKDFLPKK, encoded by the coding sequence ATGGGATCAGGATTTATCAAGAAAACCGTTGCTGTTGCAGCCATGGCCGTGCTGATGGGCACCGCTAGCGCATCGGCGACAAATGTGGCCTGGGTGCATTCTAATGCTGCCGCGCAGTCTGAGCAACGCGCCAAGGCGGGTTTTGATGCCTGGCTGAAGGATACCAATAAAGATTGGAAGATCAGTGTGCTGGATAGCGGTGGTTCGGGCGAGCGTACCGCTTCCAACATTCAGGATGCAGCATCGCGCGGCGTTGATGCAATAATCGTGAGCATGTCCGATTTGCGCGCATCGCGTGCTGCTATCGATTCAGCTGTTGCCGCAAAAATTCCCGTCTTCGCGATCGACAGTGGACAGGTTGATGGTGTTCTCGTCGATGTCACCACCAATAATTGGGCGATGTCAGCGAGTGTGTCGCCTTATCTGCTCAATGAAATGGGTGGTAAGGGCAATCTCATCTTCTTGCGTATGGCAGAACATCACGGCACACGTAAGCGTGGTGATATCATGGCTACGGTGTTGAAAGAGTATCCGGAAGTGAAAGTCCTTGCGGAGCACAACATCGATTATACCGCTTTCTTTGAAGACACGACCAGTTCCATGCAGGACTATGCTTCGCGGTTTGGTGAAGAAATCAACGCGGTCTGGGCCCCATGGGATGAACCAGCGCAGGCGGCAATCAACTCTCTGAATGCGGCTGGTCTGAAGAATGTCAAGGTCATCGGTATCGATGGTCATCCGCAGGCAATTGAGGAAGTCTGCAAGCCGGATAGCCTTATGATTGCAACAGTTTCCCAGCCTTTTGAAAAGATGGGCGCGCAGACCGGTGAATGGATAGAAAGTATCGTCGTGAAAAAGGAAGATGCGGCAACGGTTATTCCGTCCAAGACCGTCTATCTAGATGCTCCGCTTGTTACAAAGCAGAACTGCAAGGACTTCCTCCCGAAGAAGTAG
- a CDS encoding aminotransferase, which produces MSEKPLFSKAGLPRPSLTMEDAADILGSVYGLKGELRELGSQQDRNFKVGIAGESYVLKISRSEYPRAELEAQNAILQHLASKLDDSSDSSFIIPKVIPCGNGEFIGATIVGAENYHVRLLSFIEGETLTACKYLNGNAIQALGTLAGNVVYALADFSHPGAVKKSPWDLAYAEEAIPFLLQDSDPSSVAAPIFAVMEQVRKRLDPVKAGLRVQVIHHDITDDNVVGRKEISGSVLPYAVIDFGDMTKSWLIAELATTCASLLHHGDRDPFSILPAVKGFHAVCPLDKQELVALWPLIVARACVLLAASHQQLRLDPNNDYAAANAAHERIIFETASSVSFELMEKAIFLSLDIDVEAKRHAKKKTIIPSVDLTSAALVDLSIDNSAFVAGNWNSSNIEQQTLFDAARKTGCSLTRYGEYRLTRTRVNSRTEPESFALHIAVCVPAGTEIVAPFDGSADFADGSLILRNGESNLHLNCLDIRDGLAHSVSSGDVLGVARNDQDGLGIIYVQQSEIVSDALPQFAKPSQAAAWSAICPSAAGFLGLSIDTSSKEPVLLLEKRNKSLAGTQKHYYENPPQIERGWKEHLFDTEGRAYLDMVNNVTTIGHGHPRLAENVHRQWLKLNTNSRFHYSEVADFSERLADLAPDGLDTVFLVNSGSEANDLALRLAWAWSGRRNIVSLLEAYHGWTVGSDAVSTSTADNPNALGTRPLWVHAVVSPNTYRGNMTARQYIGTVLDKLSALDVSGEGLAGFICEPIYGNAGGIPLPTGYLKRVYQEIRSRGGLCIADEVQVGYGRTGHHFWGFEQQQVVPDVITIAKGMGNGHPLGAVITRKEIADALEKEGYFFSSAGGSPVSSVVGNTVLDIMQDEQLQANARRVGDHLKGRLEGLKQQYHLIGAVHGMGLYMGLEFVRDHVSLEPATEETMALCDRLLELGIIMQPTGDHLNIFKIKPPLCLTQESADYFVDTLESVLQEGW; this is translated from the coding sequence ATGTCTGAAAAGCCCCTTTTTTCGAAAGCTGGATTGCCTCGCCCGAGCCTTACAATGGAGGACGCTGCGGATATTCTTGGTTCAGTTTACGGGCTGAAGGGTGAGTTGCGTGAGCTTGGTAGCCAGCAGGACCGGAACTTTAAGGTTGGGATTGCGGGTGAAAGCTATGTCCTCAAAATCAGCCGCAGCGAATATCCGCGCGCTGAACTCGAGGCGCAGAATGCGATTTTGCAGCATCTCGCTTCAAAACTGGACGATAGCTCCGATAGTTCATTTATTATTCCCAAGGTCATTCCTTGTGGAAATGGCGAATTCATCGGTGCTACCATCGTTGGAGCGGAAAATTATCATGTTCGTCTGCTAAGCTTTATCGAAGGTGAAACGCTGACAGCGTGCAAATATTTGAACGGTAATGCCATTCAAGCGCTTGGTACCCTCGCCGGGAATGTCGTGTACGCTTTGGCAGATTTTTCGCATCCAGGCGCTGTGAAGAAATCACCGTGGGATCTGGCTTATGCTGAAGAGGCGATACCTTTCTTGCTGCAGGATAGTGATCCCAGCTCAGTTGCCGCCCCCATCTTTGCAGTGATGGAGCAAGTACGAAAGCGGCTTGATCCTGTAAAGGCCGGTTTACGTGTTCAAGTTATCCACCATGACATCACGGATGATAATGTTGTTGGCCGTAAAGAGATCTCGGGATCTGTTTTGCCATATGCGGTAATTGATTTTGGGGATATGACCAAAAGCTGGCTGATTGCCGAGCTGGCGACAACATGCGCATCGCTGCTGCATCATGGAGACAGAGACCCGTTCTCAATTCTCCCAGCTGTGAAGGGGTTCCATGCCGTTTGTCCGTTGGATAAACAAGAGCTTGTCGCCCTTTGGCCACTGATTGTCGCGCGCGCCTGCGTGTTGCTTGCAGCATCGCATCAACAACTTAGACTTGATCCGAATAATGATTATGCAGCGGCCAATGCCGCACATGAACGGATCATCTTCGAGACAGCGAGTTCCGTGTCATTCGAATTGATGGAAAAGGCAATATTCCTCTCGTTGGATATTGATGTAGAGGCCAAGCGCCATGCCAAAAAGAAAACTATCATTCCGAGTGTCGATTTAACATCTGCAGCGCTGGTCGATCTTTCGATTGATAATTCCGCTTTCGTGGCTGGGAACTGGAATTCAAGCAATATAGAACAGCAAACTTTGTTCGATGCTGCACGTAAAACTGGATGTAGCCTGACGAGATATGGTGAGTATCGATTAACACGCACCCGGGTTAACAGCCGCACTGAACCAGAAAGCTTCGCACTGCATATTGCAGTTTGTGTCCCCGCAGGAACAGAAATAGTTGCGCCTTTCGATGGGAGTGCAGATTTTGCTGATGGGTCTCTCATTTTGCGAAATGGTGAGAGCAATCTGCATTTGAATTGCTTGGACATACGTGATGGATTAGCGCACTCGGTATCTTCGGGTGATGTGCTCGGTGTGGCTCGCAATGATCAGGACGGCTTGGGCATCATTTACGTTCAACAGTCCGAAATTGTGTCTGATGCGCTGCCGCAATTTGCCAAACCATCACAGGCTGCTGCATGGTCTGCAATTTGCCCATCTGCCGCAGGATTTCTCGGCTTATCTATCGACACATCTTCAAAGGAACCCGTGTTACTGCTTGAGAAGCGCAACAAAAGTCTTGCCGGTACGCAGAAGCATTATTACGAAAACCCTCCGCAAATTGAGCGTGGCTGGAAAGAGCATTTGTTCGATACTGAGGGACGCGCATATCTCGATATGGTCAATAACGTGACCACTATCGGTCATGGCCACCCGCGCCTTGCAGAAAATGTTCATAGGCAGTGGTTGAAACTCAATACCAATTCGCGCTTTCACTATTCGGAAGTGGCTGATTTTTCGGAAAGACTTGCGGATTTGGCGCCCGATGGGCTCGATACTGTTTTTCTGGTCAATAGCGGCTCAGAGGCAAATGATCTGGCATTGAGACTTGCCTGGGCATGGTCAGGTCGTCGCAATATCGTTTCGTTACTTGAAGCATATCATGGCTGGACGGTGGGGAGCGATGCAGTTTCAACCTCAACTGCCGATAATCCCAATGCTCTTGGAACGCGGCCGTTATGGGTGCATGCGGTGGTCTCTCCCAATACCTATCGCGGGAACATGACTGCCAGACAATATATCGGGACTGTGCTCGATAAACTTTCTGCGCTCGATGTATCAGGCGAGGGGCTTGCGGGCTTCATCTGTGAACCGATTTATGGGAATGCAGGCGGAATTCCACTGCCCACGGGCTATCTGAAGAGGGTCTATCAAGAAATCAGATCACGAGGCGGGCTTTGTATCGCTGATGAAGTGCAAGTTGGTTACGGCCGTACAGGCCACCATTTCTGGGGCTTTGAGCAACAACAGGTTGTGCCGGACGTCATCACTATTGCAAAAGGCATGGGCAATGGACATCCACTTGGCGCAGTGATTACGCGCAAGGAAATTGCTGATGCGCTGGAGAAGGAAGGCTATTTCTTTTCCTCTGCCGGAGGCAGTCCAGTCTCGTCAGTCGTTGGAAATACTGTCCTCGACATTATGCAAGACGAACAACTTCAAGCCAATGCACGTAGGGTAGGCGATCATCTCAAGGGGCGTCTGGAAGGTCTCAAACAGCAATATCACTTGATAGGTGCTGTTCATGGTATGGGACTTTATATGGGGTTGGAGTTCGTCAGGGATCATGTTTCGTTGGAGCCTGCTACCGAAGAAACAATGGCTTTATGTGACCGACTGCTTGAACTTGGCATCATCATGCAGCCGACGGGTGACCACCTGAATATTTTCAAGATCAAACCCCCTCTCTGCCTCACGCAAGAAAGCGCTGATTACTTCGTGGATACGCTGGAATCGGTACTGCAAGAGGGATGGTAA
- a CDS encoding amino acid ABC transporter permease → MLGRFILNYPDTARRLGGLVLFAITMVALYSIGISAHWLGTIAPPLADWIKENPVVARVLSAFSISVTLFLNWKLLKRLSRNQQVVAVWTELFILLMLFFYSFDLSFSFIARKIGFLITQGTVTTLYISAISIVIATIIALNGAIAKLSQNGVIYGLSTFYTSLFRGLPLLMQIYIIYLGLPQIGYVIGAIPAGILALSLCYGAYMTEIFRAGIESIPRGQKEGATALGLGSAQTMWLVILPQAMRIIIPPTGNQFIAMLKDSSLVSVIGVWELMYVARTQGQTEFRHIEMLITASMIYWMLSISFEFIQSRIERYYARYNKR, encoded by the coding sequence ATGCTTGGACGATTCATTCTCAACTACCCCGATACAGCGCGCAGGCTTGGTGGTCTTGTGCTGTTCGCAATCACAATGGTGGCGCTCTATTCAATTGGCATTAGTGCACATTGGTTGGGTACAATAGCACCTCCACTTGCCGACTGGATTAAGGAAAACCCGGTTGTTGCAAGGGTTTTGTCAGCCTTTTCCATCTCTGTGACCCTGTTTCTGAACTGGAAGCTGCTGAAGCGACTATCGAGAAATCAGCAGGTTGTCGCAGTATGGACCGAACTCTTCATCCTGCTGATGCTCTTCTTTTACTCGTTTGATCTGTCGTTCTCGTTTATCGCACGTAAGATCGGTTTCCTGATCACACAGGGAACCGTAACGACACTCTATATTTCCGCGATTTCCATTGTGATAGCGACCATCATTGCGCTTAATGGCGCGATAGCAAAGCTGTCGCAGAACGGTGTCATTTACGGGCTTTCGACGTTCTACACGTCGCTTTTTCGCGGTCTGCCTCTCCTGATGCAGATCTATATTATCTATCTTGGCTTGCCACAGATTGGTTATGTGATCGGTGCGATCCCTGCGGGCATCCTCGCGCTTTCGCTCTGCTATGGTGCCTATATGACTGAAATTTTCCGTGCAGGTATTGAGAGCATTCCGCGTGGACAGAAGGAAGGCGCTACGGCACTTGGTCTCGGTTCGGCACAGACGATGTGGCTTGTCATTCTGCCGCAAGCCATGCGGATCATCATTCCGCCAACAGGAAACCAGTTCATTGCGATGTTGAAGGACTCTTCGCTTGTTTCGGTAATTGGCGTTTGGGAGCTGATGTACGTTGCAAGAACTCAAGGTCAGACCGAGTTCCGGCATATCGAAATGCTGATCACTGCCTCGATGATCTACTGGATGCTCTCCATCTCGTTCGAGTTTATTCAGTCCCGCATTGAGCGCTATTACGCCCGATATAATAAGCGATAA
- a CDS encoding thiamine pyrophosphate-dependent enzyme has translation MQNPSNSNLLELYRTMRRIRTFEERVGELFVRGQTAGSMLHLSIGEEAAAAGVCAAMQPQDTFTTHHRGHGIFLARGADPKQMMAEIGGKETGYCHGKGGSMHIADMALGHLGANAIVGGGIPSVVGAGLSSKYLKKNSVSIAFFGDGAMQQGILYESMNMAALWGLPVVFVCINNQYGMGTRVDQATANTAFDQRAHAFGLNGAVVDGIDVEEVKSAAQGLIDDARLGKPGFLSVTCYRFFGHARMDKSPYRAEAEETEGRKKDPVKFTRDRLISEGLAPETGLDAMDSVITAEMDATIDFTVESKAPPLTSMFRDVYAVGEPEPEPVRIRIDRVLSRDEA, from the coding sequence GTGCAAAATCCGAGTAACTCTAATCTTCTCGAACTATACCGGACGATGCGGCGTATCCGCACCTTTGAAGAACGCGTTGGCGAGTTGTTCGTACGTGGCCAGACGGCGGGTTCGATGCTTCACCTTTCCATTGGTGAAGAGGCAGCCGCTGCCGGTGTATGTGCTGCTATGCAGCCGCAGGACACTTTTACGACCCATCATCGCGGCCATGGTATTTTTCTTGCGCGCGGTGCTGATCCCAAACAGATGATGGCGGAAATCGGCGGCAAGGAAACCGGTTACTGCCATGGTAAGGGTGGTTCCATGCATATAGCCGACATGGCGCTTGGGCATCTTGGCGCCAATGCCATTGTTGGTGGTGGTATTCCATCCGTTGTTGGTGCAGGCCTTTCCAGCAAATACCTCAAGAAAAACTCTGTTTCGATCGCCTTTTTTGGCGATGGTGCGATGCAGCAGGGCATTCTCTATGAGAGCATGAATATGGCAGCGCTTTGGGGGCTGCCGGTCGTGTTTGTTTGCATCAACAATCAGTATGGTATGGGCACGCGCGTTGATCAGGCGACAGCCAATACAGCGTTTGACCAGCGCGCACATGCATTCGGTCTTAACGGTGCAGTTGTGGATGGTATTGATGTTGAAGAAGTAAAAAGTGCTGCACAGGGTCTGATCGATGATGCTCGCCTTGGCAAGCCGGGTTTCCTGTCAGTGACCTGCTATCGTTTCTTTGGTCATGCGCGCATGGACAAGAGTCCGTATCGCGCGGAAGCGGAAGAGACAGAAGGCCGGAAGAAAGATCCGGTAAAGTTCACACGGGATAGGCTGATTTCGGAAGGTCTGGCACCAGAAACTGGCCTTGACGCGATGGATAGTGTCATCACGGCCGAAATGGATGCGACTATTGATTTTACCGTGGAATCCAAAGCGCCTCCACTCACTTCCATGTTCAGAGATGTCTATGCGGTTGGTGAACCAGAGCCGGAACCCGTCCGCATCCGTATTGATCGCGTACTTTCCAGGGATGAAGCATAA
- a CDS encoding FAD-binding oxidoreductase: MSYPDTHYFRTMADTKERAALVGNEECETLIIGAGLAGLTTALELVRQRQSVIILEAKSVGFGASGRNGGFVSPGFATGHDKIAATVGENAAKKLHRLSVEGMEFVGETIRDLNITSADPKHGLISVQRYEDAPALQAEVVETKRDFNYHLEYMSRDEVHSVLKSERYYQAIRDPKAFHIHPLNYARALAQEIERLGGKIYENSAAQFMHVSDAQKVVRTSRGSVQAKNLVITTGGYTGGLNKKLQRSYLPIATYVMVSEVAPDIISEAIKTQAAIGDRRRAGDYYRLIEGGRRVLWGGRITTRAASTEGLVRALRHEMTSTYPQLSELKTELAWSGLMAYARHLMPQIGKMPSGVWYCTAFGGHGLNTTAIGGKLVAEGILGTTDRYKLFEPFGLVWVGGYAGLAVAQLTYWKLQAQDKWRERSA, translated from the coding sequence ATGTCCTATCCTGACACGCATTACTTCAGAACCATGGCTGATACCAAAGAACGGGCAGCCCTTGTTGGCAATGAGGAGTGTGAAACCCTCATTATTGGTGCTGGTCTTGCCGGTCTCACAACCGCGTTGGAACTGGTGCGGCAGAGACAGTCTGTTATCATTCTTGAAGCCAAGAGTGTCGGTTTTGGTGCCTCGGGGCGCAATGGTGGTTTTGTCAGTCCCGGTTTTGCAACCGGTCATGATAAGATCGCTGCCACAGTCGGCGAAAATGCTGCGAAAAAGCTCCACAGACTCTCGGTAGAGGGCATGGAATTTGTTGGCGAAACAATTCGCGACCTAAATATCACGTCTGCAGATCCCAAGCATGGGCTGATCAGCGTACAGCGCTATGAAGATGCGCCCGCTTTGCAAGCCGAAGTGGTGGAGACAAAGAGAGACTTCAATTACCACCTTGAGTATATGTCGAGGGACGAAGTTCACTCTGTGTTGAAGTCTGAACGTTATTATCAGGCTATTCGCGATCCCAAGGCGTTTCACATTCACCCACTCAATTATGCACGCGCGCTCGCGCAGGAAATTGAGCGTCTTGGCGGCAAGATTTATGAGAATTCCGCAGCGCAATTTATGCATGTTTCGGATGCGCAGAAAGTGGTTCGGACAAGCCGAGGTTCAGTTCAGGCCAAAAATCTGGTGATCACCACAGGTGGTTATACAGGTGGGTTGAATAAGAAACTTCAACGATCCTATTTGCCGATAGCGACCTATGTCATGGTTTCTGAAGTTGCTCCGGATATCATCAGCGAAGCTATCAAAACACAAGCGGCGATCGGTGATAGACGCAGAGCTGGCGATTATTATAGGCTCATAGAAGGTGGTAGGCGCGTATTGTGGGGTGGGCGCATAACAACCCGCGCCGCCTCAACTGAGGGCCTGGTGCGCGCGCTGCGCCATGAAATGACAAGTACTTATCCGCAACTGTCCGAACTCAAGACAGAACTCGCTTGGTCTGGCCTGATGGCATATGCACGCCACCTCATGCCCCAAATCGGAAAAATGCCGAGTGGAGTTTGGTACTGCACGGCATTTGGCGGTCATGGCCTGAACACCACAGCTATCGGTGGCAAGCTGGTTGCCGAAGGAATTCTTGGTACGACTGATCGTTACAAGCTTTTTGAGCCTTTTGGCTTGGTCTGGGTTGGCGGCTACGCCGGTCTCGCCGTTGCTCAACTTACCTATTGGAAACTGCAGGCACAGGACAAGTGGCGAGAACGCTCTGCCTGA
- a CDS encoding sugar-binding domain-containing protein, with product MSESEDSLMVRVAWLYYVGGFNQEVTALRLGLTRARVNKILGEARESGLVSISIDHQNAGTLPLENELMRRYELDFCISTPPFGFDTNDDTASEIRKQVSFRAVGVAAATYLKDFLADHQEAIIGTGWGRTIEQMTLQLAGVRSPQARFISVMGSLTANSAYNPFEVVHMLARRTGGQGFFLPVPFIADSAEDRKVLISQRSVAQAMEIARTASVCFISAGELTEDSLLRRQNMLSKAELESLRAAGAIGDTNGIFFDKDGHQIDHEMNRRTIALGFSELQKIQVVLLIAGQEKAVAAKALLKSGVVNGLIIDGDAAEALKNIS from the coding sequence ATGAGTGAATCCGAAGACAGCCTAATGGTACGCGTGGCATGGCTCTATTACGTCGGAGGTTTCAACCAAGAGGTGACTGCTTTAAGACTGGGATTAACGCGTGCGCGCGTCAATAAAATCCTCGGAGAGGCCAGAGAAAGCGGCCTTGTCAGCATATCGATAGACCATCAGAACGCCGGAACACTGCCTCTGGAAAATGAGCTTATGCGGCGGTATGAACTCGATTTTTGTATTTCGACACCGCCATTTGGCTTCGATACCAATGATGATACCGCATCCGAAATCCGCAAACAGGTTTCCTTTCGAGCCGTTGGCGTTGCTGCTGCAACTTACCTAAAGGACTTTCTCGCGGATCATCAGGAAGCGATCATCGGAACCGGTTGGGGTCGAACTATTGAGCAGATGACATTACAACTTGCGGGTGTGCGTTCGCCGCAAGCGCGTTTCATCTCAGTTATGGGATCTTTGACAGCAAACTCTGCTTATAACCCGTTCGAAGTTGTGCATATGCTCGCACGACGCACCGGTGGCCAGGGCTTTTTTCTACCCGTACCATTTATCGCCGATTCTGCTGAGGACCGAAAAGTATTGATTTCTCAGCGCTCTGTTGCCCAGGCAATGGAAATAGCCCGGACGGCTTCAGTGTGTTTTATCAGCGCCGGCGAGTTGACCGAGGATTCACTGCTGCGTCGCCAAAACATGTTGAGCAAAGCAGAACTTGAAAGCCTTCGAGCTGCAGGCGCAATTGGTGATACAAACGGCATCTTCTTCGATAAGGACGGTCATCAAATTGATCACGAAATGAACCGACGTACAATTGCCCTCGGTTTTTCAGAGCTGCAGAAAATTCAAGTCGTCCTACTCATTGCAGGTCAAGAAAAGGCAGTGGCAGCTAAAGCACTGCTTAAAAGTGGCGTCGTCAATGGGCTTATAATCGACGGTGACGCAGCAGAAGCACTGAAGAATATTTCGTAG
- a CDS encoding ABC transporter permease: MNARSSAVSPQSSRHAHSFGKKLKGEWLLKYSTLFVLFLLFAGFSLTVDRFLTANNLLNIIQQISMLTIVGAGLTFGFAAREMDLSVGYMVGMAGILVPLMLVAGFPLPVALLAGLGAGLVVGSVNAALVTLVGVPSLIATLAIGSILYGINFLMTGGRAIYGGLPASYLWLGQGQLFGIPVLAYAMAIVVFVAWFLMERTVFGRYIYAVGGNLKAAELSGVNGRFYRAAALVVCSIFAAVAGALLAARLGSGQPNAGERYLLDGLATVFIGMTMFRPGTATIAGTFFGALFIGVINNGLNLIGMDTYIQSIVKGLIILVAVAVVSRTTKLKLL; the protein is encoded by the coding sequence ATGAATGCCCGATCTTCAGCGGTCTCACCGCAATCTTCCCGTCATGCCCACAGCTTCGGTAAAAAGCTCAAAGGCGAGTGGCTGCTGAAATACAGTACGCTCTTTGTGCTTTTCCTATTGTTTGCGGGCTTTTCACTAACCGTTGACCGCTTCCTCACGGCAAACAATCTGCTCAATATTATCCAGCAGATTTCGATGCTTACCATCGTTGGTGCAGGCCTGACATTTGGCTTTGCAGCGCGAGAAATGGACCTGTCGGTCGGTTATATGGTTGGTATGGCAGGCATTCTGGTGCCGCTGATGCTGGTTGCCGGATTTCCGTTGCCAGTGGCTTTGCTTGCTGGTCTTGGCGCTGGTCTGGTTGTGGGTTCGGTCAATGCAGCATTGGTTACGCTGGTGGGGGTTCCGTCACTGATCGCCACGCTTGCGATTGGCTCTATTCTCTATGGCATCAATTTTCTGATGACGGGCGGACGAGCAATTTATGGTGGGCTTCCTGCAAGTTATCTCTGGCTTGGTCAGGGACAACTCTTTGGCATCCCGGTGCTTGCCTATGCCATGGCGATTGTTGTTTTCGTGGCCTGGTTCCTGATGGAGCGAACTGTTTTCGGTCGTTACATTTATGCGGTGGGCGGAAACCTTAAAGCAGCAGAACTTTCCGGCGTGAATGGTCGCTTCTATCGCGCTGCCGCTCTGGTGGTCTGCTCAATTTTTGCAGCCGTCGCAGGTGCGCTTCTTGCAGCGCGCTTGGGGTCCGGCCAGCCCAATGCAGGCGAACGTTATCTGCTTGATGGTCTTGCCACAGTATTCATCGGAATGACCATGTTCCGTCCGGGCACTGCAACAATTGCAGGAACGTTCTTTGGCGCTCTCTTCATCGGCGTCATCAATAACGGCCTTAACCTTATTGGCATGGACACATACATCCAGAGTATCGTGAAGGGCCTTATCATTCTCGTGGCGGTCGCAGTCGTTTCGCGAACCACCAAACTGAAGCTCCTTTGA
- a CDS encoding sugar ABC transporter ATP-binding protein → MAVSLSQIVMSYPGTLALDQVSAEFRFDEVHGLIGENGAGKTTLVSILGGSKSPTSGNITIDGTEVKLASAGDALRKGIAHVSQEGSLVPGLTGAQNILLGDEPRMGLGVIDKRKLIVRADELLRRWFPQVSIDLDQQVDMLPMADQKIIEIVRALRGNVRLLILDEPTATLPAREKESLWQIIKTLPQQGVGIVLISHFLSEIKALSDRITVLRDGRHIATLEAENSSEAQLIDLMLQRSGGKSAAEQDVSQTRNLGPVVMEVCDWQAGGVSVDNFVIRSGEIVGLIGLTGAGHFGFARSLYTASGQTAGTCRFDGTSITRVDARTMQKKGVALVPDHRMENALIGDWDVRENLAMVHPLYATLGGTGVLSMRREASEADRTMQLMNVKAHSRSQFVKDLSGGNKQKVSIGKWLYGADDHYRLMIFIEPTEGVDIGAKREIHAQMRRLAEKGIAILVTSSDLLEIADVADRVIPFVNGKPGPQIERSAFSEAKFIAAMAGVTQ, encoded by the coding sequence ATGGCCGTGAGCCTTTCGCAGATCGTCATGTCTTATCCTGGAACGCTGGCACTAGATCAGGTCAGTGCGGAATTCCGGTTTGATGAGGTGCATGGCCTGATCGGAGAAAATGGTGCGGGAAAGACAACTCTTGTCAGCATTCTTGGTGGTAGCAAAAGCCCGACCTCTGGCAACATTACGATTGATGGCACTGAGGTTAAGCTGGCAAGCGCAGGTGATGCCCTTCGCAAAGGTATTGCGCATGTCTCGCAAGAAGGTAGCCTCGTTCCCGGGTTGACTGGTGCGCAGAACATTCTATTGGGCGACGAGCCGCGCATGGGACTTGGCGTTATCGATAAACGCAAGCTTATCGTGCGGGCTGACGAATTGCTCAGGCGCTGGTTTCCACAGGTGTCGATCGATCTCGACCAGCAGGTCGATATGCTGCCGATGGCAGATCAGAAAATTATCGAAATTGTGCGGGCTCTTCGCGGCAATGTTCGACTTCTTATTCTTGATGAACCCACGGCAACGTTGCCCGCGCGTGAAAAAGAAAGCCTTTGGCAGATCATCAAGACCTTACCGCAGCAAGGCGTTGGCATTGTACTGATCAGCCATTTTCTCTCTGAGATCAAAGCGCTGAGTGACCGTATAACTGTTCTTCGTGATGGAAGGCATATAGCAACGCTCGAGGCAGAAAATTCAAGCGAAGCACAACTTATAGACCTGATGCTTCAGCGTTCGGGCGGTAAGAGTGCTGCCGAGCAGGATGTCAGTCAAACACGCAATCTCGGCCCAGTGGTTATGGAAGTCTGTGATTGGCAGGCTGGTGGGGTGAGCGTCGATAATTTCGTCATCCGTTCCGGTGAGATTGTCGGGCTCATTGGTTTGACGGGGGCGGGGCATTTTGGTTTTGCGCGGTCGCTTTACACAGCAAGTGGGCAGACCGCGGGAACCTGTCGTTTTGATGGCACTTCCATCACCAGAGTTGATGCGCGAACCATGCAGAAGAAGGGCGTGGCGCTTGTGCCCGACCATCGCATGGAAAATGCACTGATTGGCGATTGGGATGTGCGCGAAAATCTTGCGATGGTCCACCCATTATACGCAACTTTGGGCGGCACTGGCGTATTGTCCATGCGCCGCGAGGCGAGCGAAGCGGACCGCACAATGCAGTTGATGAACGTGAAGGCACATTCACGAAGCCAGTTTGTGAAAGACCTGAGCGGTGGCAACAAACAAAAGGTTTCGATTGGCAAGTGGCTGTACGGCGCTGACGATCATTATCGGTTGATGATTTTCATCGAACCTACAGAGGGAGTGGATATCGGCGCCAAGCGCGAGATTCATGCGCAGATGCGCAGACTTGCCGAAAAAGGGATAGCCATTCTCGTAACCTCTTCCGACCTTCTGGAAATAGCCGACGTGGCAGACCGCGTCATCCCATTCGTGAATGGCAAGCCCGGTCCACAGATTGAGCGCAGCGCATTCTCAGAAGCGAAATTTATTGCCGCAATGGCAGGAGTTACCCAATGA